One part of the Paenibacillus silvisoli genome encodes these proteins:
- a CDS encoding ABC-F family ATP-binding cassette domain-containing protein: MIKVDKLSFSFPQKELYNNVSFTLEEAQHCAFIGTSGSGKSTLIDILMDPERYLYDGKVEIEPGCTIGYVSQFSELDNTKETTVFEYIAERFIKLQDEIQSICTEMETSSDLEPLLEKYQFALDALEAMGGDDYESVIHKQLNLANLMVRRDNKVADLSGGEFKLVQVMKEMLNHSDLLIMDEPDVFLDFENLNALKKLINSHKGMLLVVTHNRYLLNHCFNKIIHLENTELQEFDGRYIEYNFSLLQTKIELQEIAVAEQEEIERNESIINNLRVIATYNSEASRGRALKARVRFQERLEARRIKAPFVAIKQPNISFGIENEFMEDTTVVKVNNYSAAFDELLLENVSFEIKSTDKVAIIGANGTGKTTLLRDIFKNNQDAIEINADAKVAYLSQMQGEVLKDSNTILEEFIDAGFNTYDEVRSYVSSYGFEGEIVNQKIASLSGGEKNVLQLAKVSASKANVLLLDEPTSHLDTYTQIALEKAIEEYKGAILMISHDFYSVVNGMDYVLIIEDKTLRKMSMRKFRQMIYASHFDKDYLETEQNKKAVEMKIEMALKDTNFELAKGLVDELEGLIKLL, encoded by the coding sequence ATGATTAAAGTTGATAAACTATCCTTCTCTTTTCCGCAAAAAGAGCTCTATAACAACGTTTCGTTTACGTTAGAAGAGGCACAGCATTGCGCATTCATAGGAACAAGCGGCAGTGGGAAGAGTACATTGATCGATATACTGATGGATCCGGAAAGATATCTCTATGATGGCAAAGTAGAGATAGAACCCGGTTGCACCATTGGATATGTAAGTCAGTTCTCGGAACTGGACAACACGAAAGAAACGACGGTTTTTGAATATATAGCGGAGCGATTTATAAAGCTTCAAGATGAAATTCAATCGATTTGCACGGAAATGGAAACTTCGTCGGATCTCGAACCGTTACTGGAAAAGTATCAATTCGCTTTAGACGCATTGGAAGCCATGGGCGGGGATGATTACGAAAGTGTCATTCATAAGCAGCTCAATCTGGCAAACCTCATGGTGCGAAGAGATAATAAGGTAGCCGACCTGAGCGGCGGGGAATTCAAGCTTGTTCAAGTAATGAAGGAAATGCTTAATCATTCCGACTTATTGATTATGGACGAGCCGGATGTATTTCTGGACTTCGAGAACCTAAATGCGCTCAAAAAACTGATTAATTCCCACAAAGGGATGCTGCTAGTCGTTACGCACAACCGATATCTGTTGAATCATTGCTTCAATAAAATTATTCATCTCGAGAACACGGAGCTCCAAGAGTTTGATGGGCGATATATCGAGTACAACTTCTCCTTGCTTCAGACTAAGATTGAGCTGCAAGAAATCGCTGTCGCTGAACAGGAAGAGATCGAGAGAAACGAGAGCATCATTAATAACCTTAGGGTTATTGCGACTTATAATTCAGAAGCATCAAGAGGGAGAGCATTAAAGGCTAGAGTTCGGTTTCAAGAAAGATTGGAAGCGCGTAGAATTAAAGCGCCATTCGTCGCTATTAAGCAACCGAATATCAGTTTCGGTATCGAAAATGAATTCATGGAAGACACTACTGTTGTAAAGGTCAATAATTATAGTGCTGCCTTCGACGAGCTGCTTCTGGAGAATGTTAGCTTTGAAATCAAATCGACGGATAAAGTAGCCATTATCGGTGCGAACGGTACCGGGAAAACGACTTTGCTTCGAGATATCTTTAAGAATAATCAGGATGCAATTGAAATAAACGCTGATGCTAAAGTGGCTTATTTATCTCAGATGCAAGGCGAAGTGCTAAAGGATTCGAATACCATACTGGAAGAATTCATCGATGCCGGGTTTAACACGTATGATGAGGTTCGATCGTATGTTTCGAGCTATGGCTTTGAAGGAGAAATCGTTAATCAGAAGATAGCTTCTTTATCCGGCGGCGAGAAAAACGTGCTGCAGCTGGCTAAAGTCTCAGCCAGTAAAGCAAACGTATTGCTTCTTGATGAACCGACAAGCCATTTGGACACATATACGCAAATTGCACTGGAGAAAGCCATTGAAGAGTACAAAGGTGCGATTCTCATGATCTCTCACGATTTCTATTCCGTTGTGAACGGTATGGATTATGTGCTAATCATTGAAGATAAGACGCTAAGAAAGATGAGCATGCGTAAGTTTAGGCAGATGATTTATGCGAGTCATTTCGATAAAGACTATCTAGAAACGGAACAAAATAAAAAAGCAGTTGAAATGAAAATCGAAATGGCTTTAAAAGATACGAATTTCGAACTTGCAAAAGGCTTGGTCGATGAGCTGGAAGGGCTGATTAAGCTGCTTTAA
- a CDS encoding DHA2 family efflux MFS transporter permease subunit yields MSNHSNAVATADAPFSMKAIMGPLMAIVVGMIMVILDSTVMNIALPTLMEDFKSTVNTMQWSITAYTLALSAVIPLAGWLTDRFGAKQIFLITIFLFAAGSLLCSFATTPEQLIIYRIIQGIGGGMVQPIGMAIIFKLAPPNKQGAVMGMLGIPMMLGPALGPVLGGYLLEYATWHWIFLINLPIGIIAILVGLRYLPKVERRSVPALDFWGMLLAPIAFATLSYAVSEGGKDWGSTKTIVGLIVGIVALVLFIFVELRHKQPLLELRVFKSPDFTIGIVTSWLMFMALFGSFLFVPMYMQQVFHYAPLKTGFMILPQVAMTGVFMPIGGKLFDKFGARVVCVVGIAFVAAGMFYMSQIQADSGAGYVITATMIMGVGMGLSMMPVNTHILKAAPRRLVDRVTPLTSAAQQVVVSFAVAGLASYLSTRMADHMASSKGDQGVSLVAAFGDTFFIAGCIAVAGAILAIALRKPKASEEDGTEGVHTPVMMGH; encoded by the coding sequence TTGTCTAACCATTCGAATGCAGTTGCAACCGCGGACGCACCGTTCTCAATGAAAGCGATTATGGGTCCGTTAATGGCGATCGTCGTCGGGATGATCATGGTTATTCTCGACAGCACGGTCATGAACATTGCATTGCCGACATTAATGGAAGATTTTAAATCCACCGTTAACACGATGCAGTGGTCGATTACGGCTTACACGCTGGCGCTTTCCGCGGTCATCCCGTTGGCCGGCTGGCTGACGGATCGATTCGGCGCCAAACAAATTTTCCTGATTACGATTTTTTTATTTGCGGCTGGCTCGCTTCTTTGTTCGTTTGCCACGACGCCTGAACAACTGATTATCTATCGCATTATTCAAGGCATCGGCGGGGGCATGGTGCAGCCGATCGGTATGGCTATTATTTTCAAGCTGGCCCCTCCAAACAAACAAGGCGCGGTCATGGGGATGCTCGGCATTCCGATGATGCTCGGGCCGGCGCTCGGCCCCGTGCTGGGCGGTTATTTGCTGGAATACGCGACATGGCACTGGATCTTCTTGATTAACTTGCCGATCGGCATTATCGCCATTCTGGTCGGTCTCCGCTATTTGCCGAAGGTGGAACGCAGAAGCGTTCCGGCGCTCGACTTCTGGGGCATGCTGCTTGCGCCGATCGCGTTCGCTACCCTTTCTTACGCGGTCAGCGAGGGCGGCAAGGATTGGGGATCTACGAAAACGATCGTCGGCCTAATCGTAGGTATTGTTGCTCTGGTGCTATTCATCTTCGTCGAGCTTCGCCATAAACAACCGCTGCTGGAGCTGCGCGTGTTTAAATCCCCGGATTTCACGATCGGCATCGTCACGTCGTGGTTGATGTTCATGGCTTTGTTCGGATCGTTCTTGTTCGTGCCGATGTACATGCAGCAGGTGTTTCATTACGCGCCTTTGAAAACCGGCTTTATGATTCTGCCGCAGGTCGCGATGACCGGCGTGTTCATGCCGATTGGCGGCAAGCTGTTTGACAAATTTGGTGCTCGCGTCGTTTGCGTGGTCGGCATCGCTTTTGTCGCGGCAGGCATGTTCTACATGTCGCAAATTCAGGCCGATTCCGGTGCTGGATACGTAATTACGGCTACGATGATTATGGGTGTAGGCATGGGCTTGTCCATGATGCCGGTCAATACGCACATCTTGAAAGCCGCTCCAAGGCGGCTTGTAGACCGGGTAACGCCGCTTACGTCGGCTGCCCAGCAGGTCGTGGTTTCGTTCGCCGTAGCGGGATTGGCAAGTTACCTGAGCACGAGGATGGCGGATCATATGGCATCTTCGAAAGGCGATCAAGGCGTCTCGCTCGTAGCCGCCTTCGGGGATACGTTCTTCATCGCGGGCTGTATCGCGGTTGCCGGCGCCATACTGGCTATCGCGCTGCGGAAGCCGAAAGCCTCGGAAGAGGACGGCACGGAGGGAGTCCATACTCCCGTCATGATGGGGCATTAA
- a CDS encoding CPBP family intramembrane glutamic endopeptidase gives MIRYAGMLGNYLLYTAMIIMAILVYNLIVNPIFDWGQFGKGDQLPAQVFIVLVVSIVLSWLAYTLKYRILKTPPPSSFIRLHQYLPIRLPQSIHMITVGLAFALLFTSAMKLLLHQGMSELEDFTAQYSNVPALYLITSAALNTALELVLFMGVMFNEARRRVPGFWAMLIISLIIAALQPGGIAMQLLGIPLGFLYGYMYSKLKSIWYVILIGCSFNVIFFTMVKTSLFGSFDDLSDMTLLLIALGSVVYMVISAVWYGLRAAPNP, from the coding sequence ATGATTCGCTATGCGGGAATGTTGGGAAACTACTTGCTTTACACAGCCATGATCATTATGGCTATATTGGTTTACAACCTCATTGTGAATCCAATCTTCGACTGGGGGCAATTCGGGAAGGGAGATCAACTTCCTGCTCAGGTCTTTATCGTACTGGTCGTTTCCATTGTATTATCCTGGCTCGCCTACACCTTGAAGTACAGGATTCTTAAAACTCCGCCTCCCTCAAGCTTTATTCGGCTCCATCAATACTTGCCCATTCGTTTGCCGCAATCTATTCATATGATCACCGTCGGTCTGGCTTTTGCCCTCTTATTCACCTCGGCTATGAAGCTTCTACTCCATCAGGGCATGTCTGAATTAGAGGATTTCACGGCTCAGTACAGCAATGTACCCGCCTTATATTTGATCACTTCCGCTGCCCTAAACACTGCGCTGGAGCTTGTTCTTTTTATGGGCGTTATGTTTAATGAAGCACGAAGGAGAGTGCCTGGATTCTGGGCAATGCTTATCATCTCGCTTATCATAGCCGCACTGCAGCCGGGCGGGATTGCCATGCAGCTGCTTGGCATACCGTTAGGATTTCTGTACGGCTATATGTATAGCAAACTGAAATCGATCTGGTACGTGATTCTGATCGGCTGTTCGTTTAATGTCATATTCTTCACGATGGTCAAAACGAGTCTGTTTGGGTCATTCGACGATTTGAGCGATATGACGCTGTTGTTGATTGCCCTTGGTTCAGTGGTTTATATGGTCATAAGCGCGGTCTGGTACGGCTTAAGAGCCGCTCCAAATCCCTGA
- a CDS encoding response regulator transcription factor, producing MAKILIVDDEKAINDLVAVNLKMVGHEYVQLYSADHILQTLHETHIDLVILDVMLPGRDGFDLMQDIVKRGVPVIFLTARNSVSDKVYGLEIGAEDYIVKPFEAVELIARIHVVLRRNHKAANEFRLDDTVVDLEKHTVTVHGQEVEITNKEFQLLDLLVQNKNIALSREKIIEQTWGFDFYGETRTVDVHIQKLRKKLNWENRIKTVYKYGYRLEV from the coding sequence ATGGCGAAAATCCTGATTGTAGATGACGAAAAGGCCATTAACGATTTGGTTGCCGTCAATTTAAAGATGGTCGGGCATGAGTATGTCCAATTGTATAGCGCAGATCACATTTTGCAAACGTTACATGAAACGCATATCGATTTAGTCATTCTGGACGTGATGCTGCCTGGCAGAGACGGCTTTGACCTCATGCAGGATATTGTGAAACGGGGCGTACCGGTCATCTTCTTGACGGCAAGAAATTCGGTTTCCGATAAAGTGTACGGCCTGGAGATCGGAGCGGAGGATTATATCGTCAAGCCGTTTGAAGCGGTGGAGCTCATCGCTCGTATCCATGTTGTTTTAAGAAGAAACCACAAGGCCGCAAACGAATTCAGGCTAGATGATACCGTAGTCGATTTGGAGAAGCATACCGTGACGGTTCATGGACAAGAAGTCGAAATCACCAACAAGGAATTTCAACTACTGGATCTTCTTGTGCAAAATAAAAATATCGCGCTATCCCGCGAGAAAATTATCGAACAGACCTGGGGGTTCGACTTCTATGGAGAAACCAGAACCGTCGACGTGCACATTCAGAAGCTGAGAAAGAAACTAAACTGGGAAAACCGGATTAAGACGGTTTATAAATACGGTTACAGGCTAGAGGTGTAG
- a CDS encoding sensor histidine kinase: protein MKFWQKTYLSVLVVFLIAFDLGAFALLKKSYQLNEQLDISRGVSVYGGIDKSLSYILRVYTESMGNTNYETVIASFAANYDKEDILLEVYQGNQLIFSNAYEFKGERAELQGGPYQTVYRKMNDELWLFIGGKMEFRDLRLVVSRKSDYLQEYHAALRHYFIQLSVVISVILSAALIFLLIQLTAPIRRLNKGVKAIAAGAYDQRVKVGGNDEFGELAHDFNRMADAVSHHIGTIQKASEDKEMFINNLTHELKTPITAIKGYSEFLNHANYNEEERKMAVRYIHEHIARLDVLSGKMMQLLYLKSDKIALKPIHIESLFSDVVNLERHHIEAKQMKVIRECLADEVYGDQELLQSLFMNLVENSIKASSFGGEIRLCSYHDGKGAVLEVLDYGRGIPEKDIANITEAFYVVDRSRSKELGGLGLGLSICNQIAQLHHATLTIDSKENEYTRVSVYFTTPLQLED, encoded by the coding sequence GTGAAGTTCTGGCAGAAAACGTATTTGAGCGTGTTGGTCGTCTTTCTGATCGCCTTCGACCTTGGAGCCTTTGCCCTCTTAAAGAAGAGCTACCAGCTAAACGAACAATTGGATATCTCAAGAGGCGTGAGCGTATACGGGGGCATCGATAAATCATTAAGCTATATCCTTCGCGTATATACGGAAAGTATGGGCAATACCAACTATGAAACGGTCATTGCCAGCTTCGCGGCCAATTATGATAAAGAGGATATTCTTTTGGAGGTTTACCAAGGGAACCAGTTGATCTTTTCCAATGCCTATGAGTTTAAAGGGGAGCGGGCAGAGCTGCAAGGGGGGCCATACCAAACCGTTTATAGAAAGATGAATGACGAGCTTTGGCTGTTTATCGGCGGGAAAATGGAATTCCGGGATTTGAGGCTGGTCGTTTCGAGAAAATCCGATTATTTACAGGAGTATCATGCTGCGTTGCGGCATTATTTTATTCAATTGAGCGTCGTGATTTCGGTGATTTTATCGGCAGCGCTTATCTTTCTGTTGATTCAATTAACCGCCCCCATTCGCAGGTTAAACAAAGGCGTGAAGGCCATTGCCGCGGGAGCGTACGATCAACGGGTAAAGGTCGGAGGGAACGACGAATTCGGGGAATTAGCGCATGATTTTAACCGGATGGCCGATGCGGTTTCCCATCATATCGGCACGATCCAAAAGGCGAGCGAAGACAAGGAAATGTTCATCAATAACCTCACGCATGAACTAAAAACGCCGATTACGGCTATCAAGGGATATAGCGAGTTTTTAAATCACGCCAATTATAACGAGGAAGAAAGGAAAATGGCGGTCCGTTATATCCATGAGCATATCGCGCGTCTGGACGTTCTCTCGGGAAAAATGATGCAATTGCTGTATTTGAAGAGCGACAAGATTGCCTTAAAGCCGATTCATATCGAAAGTCTGTTCTCCGATGTGGTCAACTTGGAGCGGCATCATATCGAGGCAAAGCAGATGAAGGTCATACGCGAGTGCTTGGCTGACGAAGTCTATGGCGATCAAGAGCTGCTGCAGTCCTTGTTCATGAACCTGGTAGAAAACAGTATCAAAGCATCCTCGTTCGGCGGGGAGATTCGATTGTGTAGCTATCATGACGGCAAAGGCGCCGTGCTTGAAGTTTTGGATTATGGAAGAGGTATACCGGAGAAGGACATCGCGAACATTACGGAGGCGTTCTATGTCGTGGACCGCTCCCGTTCCAAAGAACTGGGCGGGCTTGGGCTAGGCTTGTCCATCTGCAATCAGATTGCGCAGCTCCATCATGCAACCCTAACGATCGACTCCAAAGAAAACGAATATACAAGGGTCTCCGTTTATTTTACGACTCCGTTACAACTTGAAGATTAG
- a CDS encoding SH3 domain-containing protein, with translation MKTIAPFQNAKEQFYQLRNTFDSHFPANVTEEIAAFIYKERDDKYDIVQQVIDERLIPIKELVKKNDPKLDRKMRTVLFIEKTNPNELAKDIQRIISLECLFDEYQRFIETLASRVHGRGVLKYQLNPELRQFIQSGIHSTASRVKEALEEYARAIKDFAHLLHQIKSSVGEKAFLRLGASVLGGMAGGLFGSVIAREITSSLLSDKDKIIQSTNQVFEKWEQYLEAFSDLIIEFEYSYLHIVATLFGGTLLQYDKEFRKANLHIDQLALGDYNFAIGFTSTELQKVRSWADNAILEIKGYMKERHTDKALEASNRFYQTVQSSSLLREVPYSEQYSLIYLANLHKYAVLTTKAEELRASNEIGFIAMLIEIYKQMPYLVHNEDLKQIGAFQQTDIILHWIRLCLKYGNIEALPVLLDYGLLMQKRGSNSEFYNGEQQSEHRNNDLEKILFLLGLFIKDSQKVEHPFIVRCAELKYVPRLSAIKDLRNRYTAQAGTDQFSKFMVKAARIKTLVNVIKPIFRRKFRAAVSVILLLVLVGYAGYSQQEKVQSWLATISKEIAKGEDPSVPLVSNEIHYLVVTTPQANVRVEPSLQAKPVSIVNQKDRLEYANEKREDEERRIWYKIALLDGRAGWISSKTVQWYE, from the coding sequence ATGAAGACGATTGCTCCGTTTCAAAACGCTAAAGAACAATTTTATCAGTTGCGTAATACATTTGATTCCCATTTCCCGGCCAACGTGACTGAGGAGATCGCTGCATTTATTTATAAGGAACGAGACGATAAGTACGACATCGTTCAGCAGGTCATAGATGAACGGTTGATTCCAATCAAGGAATTAGTCAAAAAAAATGACCCCAAATTGGATCGAAAGATGAGAACCGTGCTGTTTATCGAGAAAACGAATCCGAACGAGTTGGCGAAGGATATTCAGAGGATTATATCTCTTGAGTGTTTATTTGATGAGTACCAACGATTTATTGAAACGTTGGCATCCAGAGTACACGGAAGGGGAGTCTTGAAATATCAGCTTAATCCGGAGTTAAGGCAGTTCATTCAATCCGGAATCCATTCGACGGCCAGCAGGGTCAAGGAAGCACTAGAGGAATATGCCCGAGCCATTAAAGATTTTGCTCATTTACTTCATCAAATCAAGAGCAGCGTAGGGGAGAAAGCATTTCTGAGATTAGGGGCATCCGTTCTTGGGGGCATGGCGGGAGGATTGTTCGGCTCGGTTATCGCTAGAGAAATTACATCTTCATTGTTAAGCGATAAGGACAAAATCATACAGTCAACTAATCAGGTATTTGAAAAGTGGGAACAATACTTGGAGGCATTCTCTGATCTCATCATAGAATTTGAATATAGCTATTTGCATATTGTTGCTACTTTATTTGGCGGAACGTTATTGCAATACGACAAGGAGTTCCGAAAGGCAAATCTACATATCGATCAGCTTGCATTAGGCGACTATAACTTCGCAATCGGTTTTACAAGCACGGAACTGCAGAAGGTACGGTCATGGGCGGACAACGCGATTCTAGAGATTAAAGGCTATATGAAAGAGCGACATACGGATAAGGCACTTGAAGCTAGTAACCGGTTTTATCAAACGGTCCAAAGCAGCTCTTTACTTAGAGAAGTGCCGTATAGCGAGCAGTATAGCTTAATTTACTTGGCAAACCTGCACAAGTACGCGGTATTGACTACGAAGGCCGAGGAGCTTAGAGCGAGTAACGAAATTGGGTTTATCGCCATGCTAATTGAAATATATAAGCAAATGCCTTATCTGGTCCATAACGAAGATTTAAAGCAAATCGGCGCCTTTCAACAAACGGATATCATTTTACACTGGATTCGCTTATGTCTGAAGTATGGAAACATTGAAGCGCTCCCTGTCTTATTAGATTATGGATTGCTCATGCAGAAGAGAGGATCGAATAGTGAGTTTTACAATGGCGAGCAACAAAGCGAGCATCGTAATAATGATTTAGAGAAGATTTTGTTCTTACTGGGGTTGTTCATAAAAGATTCTCAGAAAGTTGAACATCCATTCATCGTGCGTTGCGCTGAGCTAAAATATGTACCGCGGTTGTCTGCTATAAAAGATTTGAGAAACAGGTATACAGCGCAAGCAGGAACCGACCAGTTCTCTAAGTTCATGGTTAAGGCAGCTCGTATAAAGACACTTGTAAATGTCATCAAGCCTATTTTTAGAAGGAAGTTCAGAGCAGCGGTTTCCGTTATTCTCCTATTAGTGCTAGTTGGATATGCAGGTTATTCGCAACAAGAAAAAGTCCAGTCGTGGCTGGCCACAATAAGTAAAGAAATTGCCAAAGGGGAGGATCCTTCGGTTCCACTTGTAAGTAATGAAATTCATTATTTAGTCGTTACGACACCTCAAGCCAATGTCCGAGTTGAACCCTCTCTTCAAGCAAAGCCAGTCTCAATCGTTAATCAAAAAGACCGGCTTGAATATGCAAATGAAAAGCGTGAAGATGAAGAAAGACGCATATGGTATAAGATCGCTCTTCTTGATGGGCGGGCAGGATGGATTAGCAGTAAAACGGTGCAATGGTATGAATGA
- the murI gene encoding glutamate racemase translates to MKLGFFDSGIGGLTVLAESLRLLPAENYLYMADTKHVPYGTKSKEEVRAFVFEAVEKMIEQGIDALVIACNTATSIAINELRERYSFPIVGMEPAVKPAVEMNRNTGKRVLVFATPLTLKQPKYYALVSRVDENGIVDSLPMPELVQYCESLQFDRQVMGEYFRAKLSPYDLNNYGIIVLGCTHYPFYTDILRDILPPHIEIINGNAGTVRRLSALLNRYGIETGLGQGNVTFTCTGGEEAYIEKMKMALSLLR, encoded by the coding sequence ATGAAACTCGGTTTTTTTGACTCTGGAATAGGCGGGCTCACAGTTTTGGCGGAATCGCTAAGGCTGCTCCCTGCCGAGAACTATCTCTATATGGCGGATACGAAGCATGTCCCATACGGGACCAAATCGAAGGAAGAGGTACGTGCCTTCGTATTTGAAGCTGTAGAGAAAATGATTGAGCAGGGCATCGACGCGCTTGTAATTGCATGCAACACGGCGACGAGCATTGCGATCAATGAGCTGCGGGAGCGGTATTCGTTTCCGATTGTCGGCATGGAGCCTGCGGTCAAGCCAGCCGTAGAGATGAACCGAAATACCGGCAAAAGAGTCCTTGTGTTTGCCACGCCGCTTACATTGAAGCAGCCCAAATATTATGCGCTTGTTTCGCGGGTGGATGAGAACGGAATCGTGGATTCGCTGCCGATGCCCGAGCTTGTCCAGTACTGCGAATCCCTTCAATTCGACCGGCAGGTCATGGGCGAGTACTTCCGCGCCAAGCTTTCCCCTTATGATCTGAACAATTACGGCATTATCGTATTGGGCTGCACGCACTACCCATTTTATACGGATATCCTCCGCGACATTTTGCCGCCTCATATCGAGATCATTAACGGAAACGCCGGTACCGTCAGAAGATTGTCGGCATTGCTGAATCGCTATGGCATCGAAACAGGGTTGGGGCAAGGAAATGTGACGTTCACGTGCACCGGCGGGGAAGAGGCCTATATAGAAAAAATGAAGATGGCGCTGAGTCTTCTCAGATGA